gccattcctcaattgatgggtattcactcatttttcaatttttttcctgctgcaaaaagagtttctacaaacatttttgcacaggtggatctttttctgtttggtttttttttgggggggaatataAACTTAGCAGtaatattgctgaatcaaaggatatacacagttttataattctttggggggcatagttccaaattgctcttcagaatggaaAAGAACATTTGTGTAAGGAAAACTGATTGAATTAATTTGAGAATAAACACAACATCTCAGAGAAAATATTGAGCAAAGACAGACACTTCTGAAGACCTGAAAGactgttttcaaaattttgaagttctatttatagtttataaatgGAATAACCAGAGACAAATAACCAGTGCAGATGAACTAGTCCTCATAAAATGAACATatgaccaaaagggaaaaacaatgacaTGATAAAAAGTTggtcaaaaaaattcaaaattatctaaataatttagaaatatggATTTATATCCACTCATTAATGTGAACCTCATTTTGACTATCTGTGTCTTGATATAGTGACAATATGAAATCAATATGATTAGCAAAAATTTTGTTTCCCAAAAATGATGGGTGTTCTCTATAAAACTTACCATATCTCCACTTGCAAAAAGAATTTTCTAACTTAGTTAAAAATCTTTTAACTGCAGTTTTAATGGATTTAGAttctattataaaattttaaaatgcaataccTCCTTATTAGTTTGTAAAAACAGCTGATTGatataaaaaaacagaaatttaataAGTCAAATTTCAACAAAACCCTGCATAACTGGTGGATgggactgaaaaataaaaataataattcggTTATAGCCATTTGGGTCTACATGTGAGATACCTTTTCAGATATGATTATCATTAAAACAGTGTTAgatgggcagctaaatggtacaatggatagagcaacagccctgaagtcaggaggacccgaattaaAATCTGTTTCCTAGGCAAgtccttaaccccaattgcctctgcaaaaaaacaaacaaaaaaaagtttttttattctatcaatttaaaatatgaagtaaatattattgaaagatttttatcctttgtatttcaatttttgcttatgttttataatgtacaaaataatatataatttacaaataaatatgcatatatcaaggatatgttctttttttttttactcatggtGATACATGATAAAAAAATCTCTATATCttatctatagtttttctttagtCAGTTTTCCTAGTGCATgtgttaaaagttaaaaaaaaatatctatcatGTAAGGTGAGGCAGTCCTGATTTGTACAAGAAACATAATTGAACTGAGATCATAATAATGTTGTAGTATAATGTTTTGGCAGAATTGAATGAAGAAATGCATCTAACACCCAGCTTAAGTCCCctcttttcataatattaaatctgacaacaaaaaaaaattagaataattctTCTGATCACCTTCACTGGTTTCCCAGTGAACAGTGAGCCTGTTGCACCACTTTTAAAGGTTCTGGTCTGGTTCAGTTGAATAAGTCCTTTGTGATACTGTAAGGCAATTCGAGCTGTCACCCCAGAACCAGTGGGGCTGCGGTCAACCTGTTTTGGAATAAACAAAAATGAGATGTAATCGTCACAAATATATTCATCACATCCATTTGTCCTATTATAGGGgctctcaaactacggcccgagggccagatgcggtcgctgaggacgtttatgccgaccaccaggttatggcaaatgggctaaggggcggagacagagtgtgaactgttgtttttactatagtccggccctccaacggtctgagggacagtgaactggccccctattttaaaaatttgaggaccactgttgtGCCACATCTATTTTAGAATTCTCATGCTATTTAAAAATGTCCtaagttttaaaattcaaaatcagaTTTTTGGGATGATAGGttcctaaaatattttggaacattCTTGGTAAAAAGCAGTAAATTATGTTTTCACAACtgttataaatttcttttctgtaaacCACAGGGCACAATTTACCTTTTCAAGGGTAAtccccctttttttaaatctcaggaTCTAAGAAAATGACATAGAGCCTACAACTGTATAATCTAATTTTCACAAActtctaaataaatttacttttatatttcatctttagAGTCTATTATTTCTTCAATTAAAGtcattaaaatgtaagatttGAACCAAGTCCCTGTAGCTTACATTTCCTTAAGAATAAATTCCATGGATAGCAATGTTttataatgattaaaaaagaaaacaaaaaaaaaccttttaagtaAGGTTAGATTTAAGATTAAGACTTACTTAAGACGTTTAAGTAAAATACGCACGATATTCTTATAGATTCTGAGGAAAACTATTGGTTGcctttttcttatcctttcaCCTAGCCTTATTCTCctgattcattttcctcatcctaGTTTCATTTGCCTTTATGCTCAACTTTTCCCTCTTGGTCTGAAATTTTAAGGTTTCATTAGTTATTATACAACTTAGTTACTTTAGTTTTCTGCCCTTCTATTTTTTATAACCTGCTAATACTTATCTCTGTATAATTTGTACCCTCCAATCTCCCTGCTCTTACTCCATGTATACTGGGAaatactggagaaaaaaatattacaaaattgaTCTGAGGCTACCCACTCTAAATTTATTATCCATAATTTTAGCTAGTCCTTGCTCCTCTACTATGCTTCCATTCTAAcccaattctctccctctctcattctcccCACAGTGATTGCCCCAAAGTTTTTCTGTTCTAGCCCTCTATTTCACCCTCTACTTACCACATCTAAAATTGATGACTTAGATACCTAGGTGCTTCAATGAGAAGTCTGGGGTATCCACTATGATTTCCTATAGGGATCTTCCATTCCTCACAATTTCTCAACATCATCATTCTCTCTTCCACTCACTACAGAAGAGATATACCTATTCTTCATTTATGCTACTATTTCTTTAGATTCCTTTATCCCATTCCCTTAATCCTCCTTCATACAgctttaaattcttaaaaaattctTCCCATAACCTTATTCGATCCAAATATCATCTTGCCTCTccttcaaagtgctatataaatgctagttataattaccagcagcaacagcagcagcagaacaTATCAGGaataaagagaccaaaaaaaatctttaccctcagagaaatgtttacttttttgaATGGAAAGAACATGAATGCAAGATAAGCAAATAtcaaatatagataaataatatgTTTGTGTATAATTTAAGTAATATGgataaaataaatacagataaaAAATTCTTGAGCAGGGGGATGGAAATGGGGGTACAGTGAGACTAGCAATTGGGGTAATCAGGGTAGGCTTCTAATAGGAAGTAATGTTTGATTTGAGccttgaagaaaactagggattctaCAAGGTGAAAGTGAAGTGAGATAAGAATGTATTCCGAGCTTAGGAGACAATTTGTGCAAGGGTACATAGGTAAGTGACGGAAAGTCAGTTATGGAATGCAGTAGTAGAATAATTTAGTGTAAAAGGTAGTAAGGTAcaataaatctggaaaagtagTCTGCAGTCAGATTaagaaggagtttatattttataataatgacAAATGGGAGCTGTTGGTATTTCCACTGTAGAGAAAAGAGATTGTCTGACTTGGGCTTTAAGAATCTGGCAGATGTCTTGAAGTGAGATTATAACGGGGAGAAATCAGAAGTCATGAGACTTATTGCCATATAGTCCAGTTGAAAGGTGATAAGGGCCTTACTTAGGAGGGAAGCTGaatgatggagagaaaagaatagacAATAGATATTTTTAAGGTGGAATCAACAGTACTTATATTGtgtttttaacataatataagtCTCATCTGGCTCCTTGAACCTAATATCAATAGacagaaattatctttctttggaacaaaaaaaattaatatgtgaCTCAGAACTAAGCTAATATTATCAATAGAAGATGATTTGGCTTTGTATGGTGcttcttattttccaaaatgctttcacATCTTTATCTCAATTTGTAAAAAGCATGACccgatcattattattattatgagtctgattttacagatgttaAATAGCACAAAAAGATTAAGAGTAGCATGACTAGTGAACAGCTAgatagatggcccagtggatagaatggtaggcctggagtcaggaagacatttttttgtgaattcaaattttatctcagacacttactagctatgtggccctgggaaagtcccttaaccctgtttgcctcaatttgtacatctgtaaaatgagctgaagaaggaaatggcaaactactctggtatctttggGATTgtgaaaaattggacatgactcaacaataacaataacaaaataacaaaaagcatGGTTAGTAAATGAGAGAAATGTATCTAATACCAAGATCTCCTGAACAATTAGCTCAGTGTATTTTACACTGAAAATTCTTCCTAAAGTAGATGGTAGTGTCTATATGTAAAAAGCTTTTCATTTCAATACCTGTGCATCTGCAAACACACATATGTTAGTTGTTGGTTCTTCATTAAAAGTATCATTTCCATCTGTTAATATAGTTCCATATAGAAATGCAAGCTCTTCACTGTCTGGATGATGAATTTTAACctgaagaaaagcaaataaaagataaaaactaaCATGGAAAGGTAGTAAATGACTTAATTCAAATggatttttacaaaataatatagatataggtatTCAAAGACATCACTATTCACTTTATTGAGTATCTACTATATACAAGGTATTATGGTAGATATGTGAAATTGTGTCATTCTAATAAGTATATAAACATAAGGGAAAGATTGTTTGGTTACTTGATGAATTCAAAACAATCTtgtcaaatcactattgatcagagaaatgcaaattaagacaactctgaggtatcattacacacctgtcagattggctaagatgacaggaacaaataatgatgaatgttggaggggctgtgggaaaactgggacactgatgcattgttggtggagttgtgaaagaatccaaccattctggagagcaatctggaattatgcccaaaaagttatcaaaatgtgcataccctttgacccagccatactactactgggctcataccccaaggaactactaaagaagggaaagggacctctatgtgccaaaatgtttgtggcagcccttttcatagtggctagaagctggaagatgaatggatgtccatcaattggagaatggttgggtaaactatggtatatgaatgttatggaatattattgttctataagaaatgaccaacaggagaaatacagagaggcttggagagacttacatcaactgatgctgagtgaaacgagcagaaccagaagatcattatacacttcaacaatgatactgtacgaggatgtatgctgatggaagtggatttcttcaacatagagaagaactaatccaattccaattgattaatgatggacagaaccagctacatccagaaaaggaacactgggaaatgaatgtaaactgttatttttaccttctgaatccaattcttcctgtgcaacaaaaaattcggttctacacacatatattgtatctaaattatactgtaatatatttaacatatataagactgcttgccatctgggggagggggttgggggaggaagggaaaaaatctgaatagaagtaagtgcaagggataatgttgtaaaaaattacccatgcatatgtactgtcaaaaaatgttataattataaaataaaataaaaaattaaaaaaaaaattaaaaaaaaaaaacaaaaaaacaatcttGTTACTCCATTTTGGGGGGGGGCTGGACctgttatttcattgatataggaaacTTGTAATGGGGAGGAgcatagagaaagggaaggggaatataatttattttatactcaGTATTGTACTAAGcaattttttcacaattattatctcatttgttcctcacaagaatcctgtaaggtaggtgctattatttaccCCAATCTATAATTGAGGAAGCTTCCTCtataaaaactaaagaaatttcctctacagacttctctgcaatttaaagTCTAGGTCTTTGagagatattatttcatttgattctcacaacaacctagaaggtaaatgctattatcatactcattttacaactgagaaaactgaggcagataaagctTAggtgatcacacagctagttaaaagtcgggctgaatttgaactcagatctttctgactcctggcTCAGCACACTAACCACTGTGTCACCTCTAATTGCCAGCACGTGTAAGAGACAAACTTGAATCCATGTCTTTCTTATTCTAACTCTCTATTCAGTATGGCATACTGCCTTTAATTCCAACTAATAGCATACTAGTTATActatttgatcttttcttttttccctttgcacTCATAAACCTATCAACTTTATTTTACTGCACTGAGATTTCTAAAATCTACAAAATAATTCTAACATGTGATACTTTGTTTTCACCATATAATCATTAAACAATTCTTCATATTTTCCTACTTCTTTTGATATTTATTAGTTTAAGTCCTCAAATGCAAGAATTGTTTCTCTGATTAAGAAATTAATGCCTTTATCTTAGTTTTCTTAAGGAAAATGTTgtaataaatttatcttttgtaAAATTGTGTTCAACTGCTAGCTCATTAAAAACGCCTGGAGAAgaaaaactgatgcaaaataaatactttaaacaGGTTTGTTGGTTTATGACTGGAATCTCTATTACTGGGTAGGCTCAGACTAAAACTGGTTCATCCCTTAACTCAGGAACTCTGAGCTCCTGACGTCAATCAAGTTTCTGCGCTAAGACTGGTTCCTGATGAGTCCCTGGGGAAGGGGATTTTGGGTGATGGTGTGGGAGTAGGGTAGCTCAAGCTGGAAATAGAACAGGCCAGGGCATTGTACTAGTCACAATTCTGACTAGGTAACAGTCTTCTGCATTTCTAAGTTGGGAGATTTGGAGATGCAGtctcaaaataaagtcaaatgaaattaaaatttcagagTCACTCCATGATTTTCACATAGGGAATTATCCTAACAATTCtataaaatatcatttgaaaTAGATCTGGTGTAATTTCTTGTTattctttatattaaatattacattTCATGGGAAAATACTGGAAatgctaaaaatgaaataatgaattatcaatataagtatataaaagtgAACTACTATGCTAGCCTTCTATAAgttattttttaatccaaaaacttaattaaattttcgtaaaacaaagcaaagaaagtATATTTATAAATTCTAAACCCAAATTAGGGTCTTAATGTACTGTACAATGGCAAATTTTTGCTGGTAATGAAGGATAAAATCTTTTAGACTATTTATCTTTATAAACCAGCATTAaacttcaatttttattttttgtttatcagATGACATAAATCAACACCTTAATTGATAAGTTACTGGTACAGTTAAGTGGTGTAGTGGCTGGAGTCCAGGGTCTGAAGTTaggaatatccatcttttttaattcaaatgcTGGCCACATAtactctctagctgtgtgaccccccaggcaagtcatttcaccctctttgcctcaattcccacatttgaaaaatgagctaaagaagaaaatggcaaattactctattatctttgccaagtaaagcCCAAAAGGTTCAGAAATAGTAGAACATAATAATGATAGCATAATATATCTTATTacctaaaatagaaaatttcactcAGTTGAATTAAATAATACATCCAACTACATTTACATTAAGTGATTTTTGAATTTCAGCTCCAAGTTACAAGAGAGGGAGTAAAGCACATATATAATGCCATGTCAAAAAATCATTAATTACTGATTTAGTGGGGTCCAAACTGATTGTTTGGTTATGTAGTCAAAGAGTCACATGTATTGTAAATAAGTGTTAAAAGAAAGATTAGTAAATAACTTGAAGAAAATAGTCAACAAATTGAATGAGagatttattttcattctgttatcATCCTCTACaaggaattttaaatattttcattacaGTGATCTTTAGGATAAGAAAATATTAGGCTTCTTATTCTCAGTACCACTTTTGTATATGTAAGTGTTTTTTTAGGAAGTCTGATAATGAACTCAATTTAAGAAGGCTGGTCCTCAGATGGCTGGTGTAAAGGCCACTATTGTTACCTTTCCATTTTGGTAAGatctgccagaaaaaaaattccagtgtCTTAGCCTTCAAAAATCCAGAGTTATCTTAATACAATGATGATGCATTAAAAAGTTGGAATTTAGCACAGTTGCATCACCAGACTGGACACAGTCACAATTTTTTTGGCTACAACATCTGTCAACAAAAATGTTAAAGCATGAAGGAGTTGTGATTTGTATGAGTATAAGGAATATCCATACTGATATATACATGGATTCTTGAGGGTCTGAAGGAAGCTACCAAAGTACATGCTATTTACCTGTGCTTTAACTGCCTCTGTAACTGCAGTTGCTGCATCTACAAGATCCCTTGTCTTGGAAGAACAGACATTTAATCCAAACCTTTTAGCATTAACAAATGCATAAAATGCACCACCATATCCAATGTCAACTACAATCTCTCCTTTTCCAGGAACATCCACCACGAGAtctaaaaatgtttaagaaaaagaCATTTCACATTTAGTATTTTTACAATAAACTGCTGTCCTTTTCAGATGTCCAGAATTTTAAAAGGTTATATTAAACTGGAATGAATAAGTTCCAACTAGTATAAAAGGCTTTCAGGgcctttttcacctttttaactTAGATGAGGTTCAGAAGCAATCATGAATTATTGAATTTATGAATTATCTGAATTTATGAATTTCTTAAGTCCCTATGatgcttattttttctaggtaatttcACAAGCATCTATTTGTGTTATTTCCAAATTCTAGGTTACGAAGTAGCTTAAATTGAAAGTGGCTTTCTATGTATTGTAGATAGAGTTTACAAGTAGCTTTCTACTTGCTCAGTTCTCATAGTATGGCTCAAATTCAAATCAGAAATATAAATTCCCTTGGTTATAACTAGGTAAAAATTGAAGTCTGCATAATAATGCAATTTTGAATAGAAATGACTCATTGTTCATTTGGATATTTCTTAAACTTAAGGGACTAGCTTCCACAACTGGTAAATTgaaaaggagtgtgtgtgtgtgtgtgtgtgtgtgtgtgtatataaataaaagcagATAACCCTTATACTGTTAACTGTTGGACAGGCTCAGACTCAGTGGAACTTTGGAGAGCTTAGCTGTCTACTGAATTTGCAAGCCTTTCCCCTTAAAATGGTTTGTTCCTGTATGTACTGAGCATGGTTAATCCCATTCTATTTAGCTGCATATAAAGGTTCTATTTCATCAACATTTGTTGAATTATACTGTGTTCAGACAGATCCCTCTGAGTTAGATTGGACAAAAACTGACCTTACCTCCTATAAGAATCCTGACTGTGGGTGTTGTAGAATCTTTGACTTTCAGGATGCTATAATTTATGAGAGGCTGTAGAGATAAAGGaggtcagagaaagaaaaactcaCCAAGACTGAACTTGGAATCTAGACTATCCGCTTACCTGttcaccttagtttcctcatctataaaatggggatcacagTAGCactgttgtaaagatcaaataaaatcattataAAGCACAGTGCCTCGCACATAGTAAGCCCTTCATAAATGTTACCTGGTGACTAAGGTGACCTGAAAAAGATAAGCTGAATTTTGGAAAAAAGGTCAGAAATGACCCTCTGAaacattgttgttactgtataaattgttctcttggtcaGTTTCCCAGATTTCTCAGATTTCTTACAATGCAAAAACATTTcattacatagaaaaaaaaaaaaaacattttattttgccattcctcaaatgataggCACCTTTTTAGTTTCTAGGAGATCATGTCTTCTAAGTACAATATCAGAAGACTCATGAACTGCTTTCCTCACAATTCCAAGCTACTTTTAAGGTATTAGATTTCCTCCTACCTTCtgctcctttctattttttatgtcTCAATTCTCAGataagttggttttttttttttttttttttttgtacagaaaattctCCAAAATAAGCTCCTTAGGAGTGGAATCATCCTTCACTATTGTTTTCTAAAAGATATTGTTATAATTAATTTGgttccttcctttctcaaaacATATTATGTAATTTCCAGCTTTGCCTTGCAACAAAGATGTGGCATTCCACATTTCTGATGCCTCCTTAACAAACTCATAAATCCTTCAGGGTCCAGCCCAAGTCccatttcctttatgatttctcaaCCCACTTAAGGTTAGTAACTTTTCCCTTTCAAAACGTGTACAACACTGAGTGCTCCCCTTAATCATATACcgtttttgttttacatttttgaatGTGCGTCTTTTTTCCTTCACGGGATTGTAAACTCTTTACCCGCTGTGATTATGCCCTCTACTTCGTTTCTCCAGAACTGTCCTGGGAAACTTTTTTCTGCTCCCTAAGCTTAGCCAGGGCCTTATTTCAACTGTTATAAAACTCACAGGTACTGTGCATATCCAGGctcaaatttcttttcattttccttctttcatagGCCGGACTTAGGAGGAGTCATTATCTCTCCCTATTATCATTTCagcatctctttttctcctttgaggcaattggggttaagcccagggtcacacagtttaagtgtctgaggccagattagaactcaagaagatgaacaTCCCTGACACCATATTGTGCTACCTAATCTAATGTGTGTTGTATGCACCCCCTCTCACACAACACACAGATAAGTATGCATATGGATATGTGTACTATGATTATAACATATACTGAGTTGTCAAAACAttcattgaaaacaaaaaataaccatATTCAAGGACCCGAAGTTACTTAAAACCCTTGTTTTAAGATACTGGCTTGTAGATATCACTGTAATAAATTTCTGGTCTTCCCAAGCATGCAGGGAGTACTTGCAGGCAGCTTTGTGTTTTAGTCGTTTATTAATTGTAATTACTACGTCATATGTAATTAATTGCATTTCATTAATTTCCACGGCCCCGAGTTAGTTGTGTTGTACAGTGCAATTAGTGAACACTCGATAAACACTTTAatcaaaaaaagcattttaataagCGGCAAGGTTCTCGTTAGTAGGGTTACTAGGCTCCACTCCTGCACCGCAGGCCTTGGATCTTGAGAGACGCCAGCAGGAGCATGGCGGTTACCTGTGGCCAGAGCAAAGGCCGGAACGCTGTGGAAGCGGACCGGCCCCAGGCTACGGCCACCCTCGCATTCCACGAAGGCGGTGACCAGGCCGCAGGGGCAGTGCAGGCGGATCTGGGCCTCGCGTACGCCAGGCGGGGGAGGCGGCACCAGTCCGTAGTCGAGCGCGAAGCGTCCCAGGGCCAGCACGCCATGGCCGCACATGGAGCTATAGCCCTCGTTGTGCAGGAAGAGCACACCCAAGTGAGCATCTGGCAGCTCGCTGCGCACTAGCAACGCCCCGTACATGTCCCGATGCCCCCGCGGCTCGTGCATCAGGCGCCGCCGCAGCGAGTCTAGGTGCTCCCGCACGTAGCGGCGTTTATCTAGCAGGGTGGCGCCATCCACTTCGGGCCACCCCGTAAGGACGATCCGCAGGGGTTCCCCGCCTGTGTGCATGTCCAGGACCGACAGCACCGGGGTGCTCGAAGCATGCGGGGGTAGCTGGTGAACTTCCCGTGGGCCTTCCATAACAAGAAGCTGCCTACTGGCGAGTCCTAGAACTTGCCCAGCGGGCGAGTGGCTGGCAGCGGGATGGGGGAGGCGTGGCCTCGAAACAAGAGCTGTCACTATTGGCCGAGAGGGGAAGGGGCGGGGCATTAGTCTAGTGTCTCCACAGTTCCCTAGAGGAGAAGGAGGCGCTTAGAGCTCCCCTGTGTCGGATGTGATTATCTGGGTAGTGTAGCTTTTCCTGA
The DNA window shown above is from Sminthopsis crassicaudata isolate SCR6 chromosome 2, ASM4859323v1, whole genome shotgun sequence and carries:
- the L3HYPDH gene encoding trans-3-hydroxy-L-proline dehydratase → MEGPREVHQLPPHASSTPVLSVLDMHTGGEPLRIVLTGWPEVDGATLLDKRRYVREHLDSLRRRLMHEPRGHRDMYGALLVRSELPDAHLGVLFLHNEGYSSMCGHGVLALGRFALDYGLVPPPPPGVREAQIRLHCPCGLVTAFVECEGGRSLGPVRFHSVPAFALATDLVVDVPGKGEIVVDIGYGGAFYAFVNAKRFGLNVCSSKTRDLVDAATAVTEAVKAQVKIHHPDSEELAFLYGTILTDGNDTFNEEPTTNICVFADAQVDRSPTGSGVTARIALQYHKGLIQLNQTRTFKSGATGSLFTGKPVKETKCGEFKAVIVEVSGQAYYTGTANFIIEEEDPLKNGFLLK